One stretch of Zingiber officinale cultivar Zhangliang chromosome 6B, Zo_v1.1, whole genome shotgun sequence DNA includes these proteins:
- the LOC121992210 gene encoding uncharacterized protein LOC121992210, which produces MHAKTDSEVTSLALSSPPRSPRRPVYYVQSPSRDSHDGEKTATSFHSTPALSPTASPPRHSHSSVGPHSRDSSSSRFSGSIKPGRGRKIAAAGAVVADEKGAGQGRIKIKEFATIEEEGLLEEEDEQLGLPRRCYYLAFVLGFAVLFSFFALILWGASRSQKPRVTMKSITFENFIIQAGTDASLVPTDMSTLNSTVSFAFRNTGTFFGVHVSATSLQLDYSQLTVATGDMKNFYQSRKSQRNVVTVVEGTKVPLYGGGPILSGASGKPNQPNRIPLTLSFVIKAKAYVLGQLVKPRFHVGVECQVSLDPAKLGSPVSLKNSCQYN; this is translated from the exons ATGCACGCGAAGACGGACTCCGAGGTGACTAGCCTCGCCCTCTCGTCGCCGCCGCGCTCGCCGCGGCGGCCGGTCTACTACGTCCAGAGCCCATCGCGCGACTCCCACGACGGCGAGAAGACCGCCACATCCTTCCACTCCACCCCGGCGCTCAGCCCCACCGCGTCGCCGCCGCGCCACTCCCACTCCTCGGTCGGCCCCCACTCGCGCGACTCCTCCTCCAGCCGCTTCTCCGGATCTATCAAGCCCGGACGCGGGCGGAAGATCGCGGCGGCCGGAGCGGTCGTCGCGGATGAGAAAGGGGCGGGGCAGGGGCGGATCAAGATCAAGGAGTTCGCCACGATCGAGGAGGAGGGGCTGCTGGAGGAGGAAGACGAGCAGCTTGGGCTGCCGCGGCGGTGCTACTACTTGGCCTTCGTCCTCGGATTCGCggtgctcttctccttcttcgccCTCATTCTCTGGGGCGCCAGCAGATCGCAGAAGCCTCGAGTCACCATGAag AGCATTACGTTTGAAAACTTCATAATCCAAGCCGGCACCGACGCGTCGCTGGTCCCCACCGACATGTCTACCCTCAACTCCACCGTCAGCTTCGCCTTCCGCAACACCGGAACCTTTTTCGGCGTCCACGTCAGCGCCACGTCCCTCCAGCTCGACTACAGCCAGCTCACTGTCGCCACCGGAGAC ATGAAGAATTTTTACCAGTCGAGGAAGAGCCAGCGAAACGTGGTGACGGTGGTGGAAGGGACGAAGGTGCCTTTGTACGGAGGCGGGCCGATCCTCTCCGGCGCATCTGGAAAGCCCAATCAGCCGAACCGGATCCCTTTAACTCTCAGCTTCGTGATCAAGGCCAAGGCTTATGTGCTGGGCCAGCTGGTAAAGCCCAGGTTCCACGTGGGCGTTGAGTGCCAGGTCAGCCTGGACCCCGCGAAGCTCGGCTCCCCTGTCTCCTTGAAGAACTCCTGTCAGTACAACTGA